The proteins below are encoded in one region of Paraburkholderia aromaticivorans:
- the treF gene encoding alpha,alpha-trehalase TreF produces the protein MPSHAFTDFSRAPLRIALAAAFMWHASLSGAAQVAEPPAAHGGIVAATVHVEAPTQASPVVPVPPSEQYPTLYRDVQLAHLYPDSKTFADMVPLSAPAQIAAAYNAAKQQPNFNLADFVKHNFTLPTRTAKAYVSDPNQDVVGHIDTLWNVLRREPDATASPWSSLLPLPYAYIVPGDRFDEIYYWDSYFIMLGLEQSGQHALVVDEMKNFATLIDRYGHIPNGNRTYYLSRSQPPFFAQMVRLVAEKDGDAVYAQYLPELQREYAYWMDGSDGLAAGHANRHVVRLPDGTLLNRYWDERATPRDESYREDVLTARQTPQRDSADLWRNLRAGGETGWDFSSRWFADGKTLATVDVTSLVPVDLNCLLADLERTLAKAYRLRGDVTHAENMEQRAAARAEAIRRVLWDPQLQAFGDYDFVHHTLTHTLTAATVYPLYTGIASRQQAKTVAATLQRELLRPGGLATTQAATGQQWDAPNGWAPLQYLAVIGLRRYSEAALAQTIATRWIKTNVSYYQHTGKLVEKYDIDAAAPGVSAGGGEYPLQDGFGWTNGVLRALLVLYPQTVQASRPSDIPEGPAGVSAAAASAAAAPKNTHRLHGTRVNP, from the coding sequence ATGCCTTCTCACGCCTTCACCGATTTTTCCCGCGCGCCCTTGCGTATCGCCCTCGCCGCCGCGTTCATGTGGCATGCCTCGTTGAGCGGCGCGGCGCAGGTTGCCGAGCCGCCCGCGGCACACGGCGGCATCGTGGCCGCCACCGTGCACGTCGAGGCGCCCACGCAGGCTTCGCCGGTCGTGCCCGTGCCGCCGTCCGAGCAATACCCGACGCTCTATCGCGACGTGCAGCTCGCGCATCTCTATCCCGACAGCAAAACCTTCGCGGACATGGTGCCGCTTTCAGCGCCCGCGCAGATCGCGGCCGCGTACAACGCCGCGAAGCAACAGCCCAACTTCAATCTCGCCGACTTCGTGAAGCACAACTTCACGCTGCCCACGCGCACGGCGAAGGCCTATGTCTCCGATCCAAATCAGGATGTGGTGGGCCATATCGATACGCTCTGGAACGTGCTGCGCCGCGAGCCGGATGCGACCGCGAGCCCGTGGTCTTCGCTGTTGCCGCTGCCCTACGCGTATATCGTGCCGGGCGACCGGTTCGATGAGATCTACTACTGGGACTCGTACTTCATCATGCTCGGCCTCGAACAGAGCGGACAGCATGCGCTGGTCGTCGATGAAATGAAAAACTTCGCAACCCTGATCGACCGGTACGGCCATATTCCGAACGGCAATCGCACCTACTACCTGAGCCGCTCGCAACCGCCGTTCTTCGCGCAGATGGTGCGGCTCGTCGCAGAAAAAGACGGCGACGCGGTCTACGCGCAGTACCTGCCCGAGTTGCAGCGCGAGTACGCCTACTGGATGGACGGCAGCGATGGCCTTGCCGCCGGCCACGCCAACCGGCATGTGGTGCGCCTGCCGGACGGCACGTTGCTCAACCGCTATTGGGACGAACGCGCCACGCCGCGCGACGAGTCGTATCGCGAAGACGTCCTCACCGCGCGGCAGACGCCGCAACGCGATTCCGCGGATCTGTGGCGCAATCTGCGCGCAGGCGGCGAAACCGGCTGGGATTTCAGCTCGCGCTGGTTTGCGGACGGCAAGACGCTCGCCACGGTGGACGTGACCTCGCTCGTGCCTGTCGATCTGAATTGCCTGCTGGCCGATCTGGAACGCACGCTGGCCAAGGCCTATCGTTTACGCGGCGACGTCACGCATGCGGAAAATATGGAGCAGCGCGCCGCCGCGCGCGCCGAAGCCATTCGCCGCGTGCTGTGGGACCCGCAGTTGCAGGCATTCGGCGACTACGACTTCGTGCATCACACGCTGACGCACACGCTCACTGCCGCGACGGTCTATCCGTTGTATACGGGGATAGCCAGCCGTCAGCAAGCGAAGACCGTCGCCGCTACGTTGCAGCGCGAATTGCTTCGCCCGGGTGGACTCGCCACTACGCAAGCGGCGACGGGCCAGCAATGGGACGCGCCGAATGGCTGGGCGCCGTTGCAGTATCTGGCGGTGATCGGCTTGCGGCGCTATAGCGAAGCGGCGCTCGCGCAAACCATCGCGACTCGCTGGATCAAGACCAATGTGTCGTACTACCAGCACACGGGTAAGCTCGTCGAGAAATACGATATCGACGCAGCCGCGCCTGGCGTCTCGGCCGGGGGTGGCGAGTATCCGCTGCAGGATGGCTTCGGCTGGACCAACGGCGTGCTGCGCGCGTTGCTCGTGCTGTATCCGCAGACGGTGCAAGCCTCGCGTCCTAGCGATATTCCCGAAGGTCCGGCGGGCGTGTCGGCGGCCGCGGCTTCCGCGGCCGCCGCGCCGAAGAATACGCATCGGCTGCATGGCACGCGGGTGAATCCTTAA
- a CDS encoding response regulator, whose product MTASQAVDQNRFRSILRRNIALPLGVGLVTMAVFVGLIAYLVSTMNWAEHSERVIGQANEMLRLAVDRESSMRGFLITGDESFLTPFENGGPRFKTQIEALQELVSDNPPQVEKLKQIQAIQQRWSRFAEEMIDARRRNQNFESAVASGRGKLEFDETRREFGDFLDVELRLRQERSEATRRVTTTLVSVFLLFSLSVSALLAWMGRRELMSLSSTYDGALRQQAEQTEMLQEQVWLRSGQRLLAEKVVGQTTSPLVGRAMLDFLAQYLDAVVAALYVRDKHHGTLRRIATYGFSRESEQATARNFAEGETLIGQAALARRTLVLRDVPADYVQVVSATGKSAPKNLLVMPIENDGQVNGVVELGFIRELGVRDQEFMELVASSMGDFVEAALYRERLQDALAETQQLNEELQVQQEELRVSNEGLEERGRALMESQTRLEAQQAELEQTNVQLEEYAQRLERQKSDLLRAQDDLAANAARLDQSSRYKSEFLANMSHELRTPLNSSLILAKLLQQNRTGNLTEEQVRYAETIHASNSDLLVLINDILDLSKVEAGQVTVELETVSIDATLQALEEMFKPLAGAKHLRLAFDRLPGTPDTFITDGQRVTQILRNLLSNAVKFTERGEVAVSVAPAEDGMLRIDVRDSGIGIAADKLDMIFEAFQQADGSTSRQYGGSGLGLSISREFSRLLGGRITVASEVGKGSVFTLWLPLDAEAALNANQGAQHTPAPAFASVQTPAVAESITESLLVRPSSGDSQPTVITPANGLTSGLTHGNAPETTNGPIADDRDNRTRAGRLIVAVEDDLAFAEILRDLTHELDFDFVHASSAASGLALVRDMRPAAVLLDVGLPDRSGLTVLEWLKNDPLTRHIPIHIVSATDHADKALHLGAIGYTLKPTARSTMEAAIRRLEARLQQRLKRVLVIEDDAPMRESIRALLQSENTEIVAVATLAEALEHLGKFSFDCVVTDLALPDGTGYDLLERLAANTAHAALPVIVYTGRMLSDEEEHRLRRYSKSIIIKGAKSPERLLDEVTLFLHSVESSLAPEQQRMLRTVRQRDNAFEGRTILLAEDDVRNIFALSHVLEPLGAKLQIARNGREALEALANGPEVHLILMDIMMPEMDGLTAMGEIRRDPRFAHLPIIALTAKAMANDRTRCLEAGADDYVSKPIDVDKLVALCRVWLRQR is encoded by the coding sequence ATGACCGCATCCCAGGCCGTCGACCAGAATCGTTTTCGCAGCATCCTTCGCCGCAATATCGCCTTGCCTCTGGGTGTCGGCCTGGTCACGATGGCCGTCTTCGTCGGACTGATTGCTTATCTGGTCTCGACCATGAACTGGGCCGAGCATTCCGAGCGCGTGATCGGCCAGGCCAATGAAATGCTGCGTCTCGCGGTCGATCGCGAATCGTCGATGCGAGGCTTCCTGATCACGGGCGACGAGAGCTTCCTCACGCCTTTTGAAAACGGCGGCCCGCGCTTCAAGACGCAAATCGAGGCCTTGCAGGAGCTGGTCTCCGACAACCCGCCGCAAGTCGAAAAGCTCAAGCAGATCCAGGCAATCCAGCAACGCTGGAGCCGTTTTGCCGAAGAGATGATCGACGCGCGCCGTCGCAATCAGAATTTCGAAAGCGCGGTGGCGAGCGGTCGCGGCAAGCTCGAATTCGACGAAACGCGCCGTGAATTCGGCGATTTTCTCGATGTCGAATTGCGCCTGCGCCAGGAGCGCAGCGAAGCGACGCGCCGTGTCACGACTACGCTGGTCAGCGTGTTCCTGCTCTTCAGCCTGAGCGTGAGCGCCCTGCTCGCATGGATGGGGCGCCGCGAATTGATGAGCCTGTCGTCCACGTATGATGGCGCGCTGCGCCAGCAGGCCGAACAGACCGAGATGCTGCAAGAGCAAGTGTGGTTGCGCTCCGGGCAGCGCCTGCTTGCCGAAAAGGTGGTCGGTCAGACTACTTCGCCGCTGGTCGGCCGCGCGATGCTCGACTTTCTCGCGCAATATCTGGACGCCGTCGTGGCCGCGCTCTATGTGCGCGATAAGCATCACGGCACGCTGCGCCGGATCGCAACTTACGGTTTTAGCCGCGAAAGCGAGCAGGCCACCGCGCGCAACTTCGCCGAAGGCGAGACGCTGATCGGCCAGGCGGCTTTGGCGCGCCGCACGCTGGTCTTGCGCGATGTGCCGGCGGACTATGTGCAGGTGGTGTCCGCGACCGGCAAGAGCGCGCCGAAGAACCTGCTCGTCATGCCGATCGAAAACGACGGGCAGGTCAACGGCGTCGTCGAACTGGGTTTCATTCGCGAGTTGGGCGTGCGCGACCAGGAGTTCATGGAACTGGTCGCCAGCAGCATGGGCGACTTCGTCGAAGCCGCGTTGTATCGCGAGCGTCTGCAGGACGCGCTGGCCGAAACGCAGCAGTTGAACGAAGAACTGCAGGTGCAGCAGGAAGAATTGCGCGTCTCCAATGAAGGACTCGAAGAACGCGGCCGCGCGCTGATGGAATCGCAAACGCGTCTGGAAGCGCAGCAAGCCGAGCTCGAACAGACCAACGTGCAGCTCGAAGAATATGCGCAGCGTCTCGAGCGGCAGAAGTCCGATCTGCTGCGCGCGCAGGACGATCTCGCGGCCAACGCGGCGCGCCTTGACCAGTCGAGCCGCTACAAGTCCGAGTTCCTCGCCAACATGTCGCACGAACTGCGCACGCCGCTGAACAGTTCGCTGATTCTCGCCAAGCTGTTGCAGCAGAACCGTACCGGCAATCTGACGGAAGAACAGGTGCGCTACGCGGAAACGATCCACGCATCGAACAGCGACTTGCTGGTGCTGATTAACGACATTCTCGATCTGTCGAAGGTCGAAGCCGGGCAGGTGACGGTCGAACTCGAAACGGTGTCGATCGACGCGACCCTGCAGGCGCTCGAAGAAATGTTCAAGCCATTGGCCGGCGCCAAACATTTGCGCCTTGCGTTCGACCGCTTGCCGGGCACGCCGGATACCTTCATCACCGACGGCCAGCGCGTCACGCAGATTCTGCGTAACCTGCTTTCGAACGCGGTGAAATTCACCGAACGCGGCGAGGTGGCGGTGTCTGTCGCGCCGGCTGAAGACGGCATGCTGCGCATCGACGTGCGCGACTCCGGAATCGGCATCGCGGCCGACAAGCTGGACATGATCTTCGAGGCGTTCCAGCAGGCCGACGGTTCCACCAGCCGTCAATACGGCGGCAGCGGCCTGGGTTTGTCGATATCGCGGGAGTTTTCGCGCTTGCTGGGCGGCCGGATCACCGTCGCCAGCGAAGTTGGCAAGGGCAGTGTGTTCACGCTGTGGCTGCCGCTCGATGCCGAGGCGGCCTTGAACGCAAACCAGGGCGCGCAGCATACGCCGGCGCCGGCTTTCGCCTCGGTTCAGACACCGGCCGTCGCCGAATCGATCACGGAATCGCTGCTGGTGCGACCGTCTTCGGGCGATAGCCAGCCTACGGTGATCACGCCGGCCAATGGCCTGACTAGCGGCTTGACCCATGGCAACGCGCCCGAAACCACCAACGGCCCGATTGCCGACGACCGCGACAACCGCACCCGCGCCGGCCGTCTGATCGTCGCTGTGGAGGACGATCTCGCCTTCGCCGAAATCCTGCGCGATCTGACCCACGAACTCGACTTCGACTTCGTCCACGCGAGCAGTGCCGCCAGCGGTCTCGCCCTCGTGCGCGACATGCGCCCGGCGGCGGTGCTGCTCGACGTCGGCCTGCCGGACCGTTCCGGCCTGACCGTGCTGGAGTGGCTGAAGAACGATCCGCTCACGCGTCACATTCCCATCCATATCGTCTCGGCGACCGATCACGCCGACAAGGCGCTGCACCTCGGCGCCATCGGCTATACGCTCAAGCCGACCGCGCGCAGCACGATGGAAGCCGCGATCCGCCGCCTCGAAGCGCGTCTGCAGCAGCGCCTCAAACGCGTGCTGGTGATCGAGGACGACGCGCCGATGCGCGAAAGCATCCGCGCGCTTCTGCAAAGCGAGAACACCGAGATCGTTGCAGTTGCAACCTTGGCGGAAGCGCTGGAGCATCTGGGGAAGTTCAGCTTCGACTGCGTGGTGACCGATCTCGCGCTGCCCGACGGCACCGGCTACGATCTGCTCGAACGGCTCGCCGCGAACACCGCGCATGCCGCGTTGCCGGTGATCGTCTACACGGGCCGCATGCTGTCCGACGAGGAAGAGCACCGGCTGCGCCGCTATTCGAAGTCGATCATCATCAAGGGCGCGAAGTCGCCCGAACGCCTGCTCGACGAAGTGACGCTGTTCCTGCACAGCGTGGAGTCGTCGCTCGCGCCCGAGCAGCAGCGCATGCTGCGCACGGTGCGTCAGCGCGACAATGCCTTCGAGGGCCGCACGATCCTGCTGGCCGAAGACGACGTCCGCAATATTTTCGCGCTCTCGCACGTGCTGGAGCCGCTCGGTGCGAAACTGCAGATTGCGCGCAACGGTCGGGAAGCGCTCGAAGCGCTGGCAAACGGCCCTGAAGTGCATCTGATCCTGATGGACATCATGATGCCGGAGATGGACGGTTTGACCGCGATGGGCGAGATTCGCCGCGATCCGCGTTTTGCTCATCTGCCGATCATCGCGCTGACGGCGAAGGCCATGGCGAACGACCGTACCCGTTGCCTCGAAGCCGGCGCGGACGACTACGTCTCGAAGCCGATCGACGTGGACAAGCTGGTCGCGCTGTGCCGCGTCTGGTTGCGGCAACGGTAG
- a CDS encoding CheR family methyltransferase — protein sequence MSQSEFDAPQRISDFDIELKLLLEAVYLKYQHDFRHYAMSSLRRRLSQALEEFGLKTLSQLQDRIMRNGDEFSRLFQYLTVQVSEMFRDPSYFLALREHVLPRLRTYPSIKVWVAGCSTGEELWSLKILFDEEGLTERTLFYATDINPDALARAESGIYALDRIQGFTQNYLAAGGKRSLSDYYHAAYGGARFAGSLKERVVFADHSLSTDEVFLEAHLVSCRNVLIYFDRGLQDRALGLFENALVRRGFLGLGSKESLRFSNHYEAFDEFRPTERIYQKR from the coding sequence ATGAGTCAGTCCGAATTCGACGCACCGCAACGCATCAGCGACTTCGACATCGAGTTGAAGCTGCTGCTGGAGGCGGTTTACCTCAAGTATCAGCACGACTTCCGCCACTACGCGATGTCGTCGCTGCGGCGCCGCCTGTCGCAGGCGCTGGAGGAGTTCGGGCTGAAGACGCTGTCGCAGTTGCAGGACCGCATCATGCGCAACGGCGACGAGTTCTCGCGGCTGTTCCAGTACCTCACGGTGCAGGTCAGCGAGATGTTTCGCGACCCGTCGTATTTCCTCGCGCTGCGCGAACACGTTTTGCCGCGTCTGCGCACCTATCCGTCGATCAAGGTGTGGGTGGCGGGATGCAGCACGGGCGAGGAACTGTGGTCGCTGAAAATCCTCTTCGACGAGGAAGGGCTGACCGAACGCACGCTGTTCTACGCGACCGACATCAACCCGGACGCGCTCGCGCGCGCCGAGTCTGGCATCTACGCGCTGGACCGGATTCAGGGCTTCACGCAAAACTATCTGGCGGCCGGCGGCAAGCGTTCGCTGTCCGACTACTATCATGCGGCGTATGGCGGCGCGCGCTTTGCGGGCTCGCTGAAAGAGCGCGTGGTGTTCGCCGACCACAGCCTGTCCACCGACGAAGTCTTTCTCGAAGCGCACCTGGTGTCGTGCCGCAACGTGCTGATCTATTTCGATCGCGGCTTGCAGGATCGCGCGCTGGGTCTGTTCGAGAACGCGCTCGTGCGGCGCGGATTCCTGGGTTTGGGCAGCAAGGAAAGTTTGCGGTTTTCCAACCACTACGAAGCGTTCGACGAATTCCGTCCGACCGAACGCATTTATCAGAAGCGCTAG
- a CDS encoding chemotaxis protein CheB, producing MPRPTVQPTVDAEARAAAARGYELVVIGGSAGGIEVLNTLLGALPAGFAPAVMIVTHLPPDSPSYLVHAFAHRCALPVLEPDAGERIMPGRVHIAPPGYHMLVEVDRTVALSTDAAVRFSRPSIDVLFESAAAVYGERLLAVLLSGANDDGAQGLKRVRALGGTAWVQAPDTAASPEMPRAAIERGAADFIYTPETMARRLAALPASF from the coding sequence ATGCCACGCCCAACTGTCCAGCCAACCGTCGATGCCGAAGCGCGCGCCGCAGCGGCGCGCGGCTACGAACTCGTCGTGATCGGCGGCTCGGCGGGCGGCATCGAAGTGCTGAACACGCTGCTCGGCGCGCTGCCCGCGGGCTTTGCACCGGCCGTGATGATCGTCACGCACCTGCCGCCCGATTCGCCGAGCTATCTCGTGCATGCGTTCGCACATCGTTGCGCGTTGCCGGTGCTCGAGCCCGATGCGGGCGAGCGCATCATGCCGGGCCGCGTGCACATTGCGCCGCCGGGCTATCACATGCTGGTGGAAGTGGACCGCACTGTTGCGCTGTCGACCGACGCCGCCGTGCGTTTTTCGCGTCCCTCGATCGACGTGCTGTTCGAATCGGCCGCCGCCGTGTATGGCGAACGGCTGCTGGCGGTGCTGCTGTCGGGCGCCAACGACGACGGCGCGCAAGGCCTAAAGCGTGTGCGCGCGTTGGGCGGCACGGCCTGGGTACAGGCGCCGGACACTGCTGCTTCCCCCGAAATGCCGCGCGCCGCGATTGAACGCGGCGCCGCGGATTTTATCTACACTCCCGAAACCATGGCCCGGCGGCTTGCTGCATTGCCGGCCTCTTTCTGA
- a CDS encoding hybrid sensor histidine kinase/response regulator, which yields MTNSPVNILIVDDIVHNITALEALLARPDLAVLVADSGTAALDLLLKHEVALAILDVNMPGMNGFELAALMRGSPRTSHVPIIFLTATAQDASRTFRGYEAGAVDFLYKPFDPRILQSKVDVFVQLEQQKRQLAAQLVTTRQMLEANEMLMAVLSHDLRTPLGAVLASAEYLMRTAADEQSVTVAARVKNSSLRMARMVDQLLNLARLQGGRLPLQPRSIELATLCRSVIDEFASRENGKQIVFASRGNTSGAWDTDLVWQAVSNLVSNALHHGAPGGDIGVEVDGEAVESVRLKVANRGTIPAEVFPHLFKAFGPNNSGARSREGLGLGLHIVQEIARMHGGNVSVNSDETVGTVFTIELPRMVTFQRGSFTGK from the coding sequence ATGACGAACTCACCTGTGAACATTCTGATCGTCGACGACATCGTCCACAACATCACGGCGCTCGAAGCCTTGCTGGCCCGGCCGGATCTTGCCGTGCTGGTGGCCGACTCGGGCACGGCGGCGCTCGACCTGCTGCTCAAGCACGAAGTCGCGCTGGCGATTCTCGACGTCAACATGCCCGGCATGAACGGCTTCGAACTGGCCGCGCTGATGCGTGGCAGCCCGCGCACCTCGCATGTGCCGATCATCTTTCTGACGGCAACGGCGCAAGATGCGTCGCGCACGTTCCGCGGCTATGAGGCCGGCGCGGTCGACTTTCTCTACAAGCCGTTCGATCCGCGGATTCTGCAATCCAAGGTCGATGTATTCGTGCAGCTCGAACAGCAGAAGCGTCAGCTTGCGGCGCAACTCGTCACCACGCGGCAGATGCTCGAAGCCAACGAAATGCTGATGGCCGTGCTGAGTCACGATCTGCGCACGCCGCTCGGCGCGGTGCTCGCGTCGGCGGAATATCTGATGCGCACGGCGGCCGACGAACAGTCGGTGACGGTGGCCGCGCGCGTGAAGAACAGTTCGCTGCGCATGGCGCGCATGGTCGATCAGTTGCTCAATCTCGCGCGTTTGCAGGGCGGGCGCCTGCCGTTGCAGCCGCGCTCGATCGAACTGGCGACGCTGTGCCGCTCGGTGATCGACGAATTCGCTTCGCGTGAGAACGGCAAGCAGATCGTGTTCGCGAGCCGCGGCAATACGTCGGGCGCGTGGGATACCGACCTCGTCTGGCAAGCCGTGTCGAATCTGGTGAGCAATGCGCTGCATCATGGCGCGCCGGGTGGCGATATCGGCGTCGAGGTGGATGGCGAAGCGGTCGAGTCCGTGCGTCTGAAGGTCGCCAATCGCGGCACGATTCCGGCCGAGGTGTTTCCGCATCTGTTCAAGGCGTTTGGCCCGAACAACAGCGGTGCGCGCTCGCGCGAAGGGCTGGGGTTGGGCCTGCATATCGTGCAGGAAATCGCGCGCATGCACGGCGGCAACGTCAGCGTGAATTCCGACGAAACCGTAGGCACGGTCTTTACGATCGAGTTGCCAAGAATGGTGACGTTCCAGCGCGGGTCGTTTACGGGGAAGTAA
- a CDS encoding helix-turn-helix transcriptional regulator → MRSWRISPPHRSEQISTLRATELVMSISHADADALATSILKTVGDTLPVSQCTIFAYEFDARPRTVSAADHRGGRFLRDVADRYATHFYALDGNRAIIGRPHDKPARDALVLHQQQSEEIENEAYRAACYAQPNVSDRLSLLVQPMESVWLSINLYRDRAYGVFQPGELERVESLAHLFAHAAKGHYALNGQHQQGSAAAMLARVRRACPALTPRELDVLRGTLEGASAAEIALQMGVKPASVITYQKRAYARLGISNQRQLFALCMVPERG, encoded by the coding sequence ATGCGTTCCTGGCGCATTTCTCCACCGCATCGCAGCGAACAGATCAGCACCTTGCGCGCGACCGAGCTCGTCATGTCGATTTCGCATGCGGATGCCGATGCGCTCGCCACGAGCATTCTGAAAACGGTCGGCGATACGTTGCCGGTCTCGCAGTGCACCATCTTCGCCTATGAATTCGACGCCAGGCCGCGCACGGTGTCCGCCGCCGATCATCGCGGTGGCCGCTTTCTGCGCGACGTCGCCGATCGCTACGCCACGCATTTCTATGCGCTCGACGGCAACCGCGCGATCATCGGCCGGCCGCACGACAAACCGGCACGCGACGCATTGGTGCTGCACCAGCAACAAAGCGAAGAGATCGAAAACGAAGCCTATCGCGCGGCCTGTTACGCGCAGCCAAACGTGTCCGACCGGTTGTCGCTGCTCGTGCAACCTATGGAAAGCGTCTGGCTGTCGATCAATCTGTATCGCGACCGCGCCTATGGTGTGTTTCAGCCGGGCGAACTGGAGCGCGTGGAAAGCCTCGCGCACTTGTTCGCACACGCGGCGAAGGGCCATTACGCGCTGAATGGACAGCATCAGCAGGGCTCGGCCGCCGCGATGCTGGCGCGGGTCAGGCGCGCTTGCCCGGCTCTCACGCCGCGCGAACTCGATGTGCTGCGCGGCACGCTCGAAGGCGCCAGCGCCGCTGAAATCGCGCTGCAAATGGGCGTCAAGCCTGCGAGTGTGATTACCTATCAGAAGCGCGCTTACGCGCGGCTCGGCATCTCGAACCAGCGCCAGTTGTTCGCGCTGTGCATGGTGCCCGAGCGGGGCTGA